In the genome of Thermoanaerobaculia bacterium, one region contains:
- a CDS encoding RpiB/LacA/LacB family sugar-phosphate isomerase, translated as MKVAFGCDHAGFELKRELLAWAESAGHRVVDLGNTSLDPADDYPDFARAVAVAVSRGEAERGIVVCGSGVGASIAVNKVPGARGAVCHDTFSAHQGVEDDDANILTLGARVIGGSLAREVAAAFLNARYSGAERHARRLEKVKQIELDARTGVFEFPEVKR; from the coding sequence ATGAAAGTGGCGTTCGGATGCGATCACGCCGGGTTCGAGCTGAAGCGCGAGCTCCTCGCCTGGGCCGAATCCGCGGGGCATCGCGTCGTCGATCTCGGGAACACGAGCCTCGACCCCGCCGACGACTATCCCGATTTCGCGCGCGCCGTCGCGGTCGCCGTCTCGCGGGGAGAGGCGGAGCGCGGGATCGTCGTGTGCGGCTCGGGCGTGGGGGCGTCGATCGCGGTCAACAAGGTTCCGGGCGCGCGGGGAGCCGTCTGCCACGACACCTTCTCGGCCCACCAGGGAGTCGAGGACGACGACGCGAACATCCTGACGCTCGGCGCGAGGGTGATCGGCGGATCGCTCGCCCGGGAAGTGGCGGCGGCGTTCCTGAATGCCCGCTATTCGGGAGCCGAGCGGCACGCGCGTCGGCTGGAGAAGGTCAAGCAGATCGAGCTCGACGCCCGGACCGGCGTCTTCGAATTTCCGGAGGTGAAGAGATGA
- the tkt gene encoding transketolase, producing the protein MSSVSRKNPPAPAEDLDRLCIDTVRTLSMDAVQKADSGHPGTPMALAPAAYVLWSRILRYDPKDPLWPDRDRFVLSCGHASMLLYSVLFLTGYAVTLEDIENFRQLGSKTPGHPERGMTPGVEVTTGPLGQGFGNAVGMAIAERLLAKRFNRPGHAVVDHRTWGFCSDGDIMEGVSSEAASIAGHLRLGKLNLLYDDNHITIEGNTSLAFDEDVQGRFEAYGWHVLRVEDANDRAALEAAYRQAAAEMGRPSLIICRSHIGYPSPHKTDSAEAHGSPLGEDEVRETKEILGWDPNAHFAVPPEALSRWREAGRKSAEHHAGWKRRFDAYAKAFPGLAREFQDAMAGKLPAGWDADVPAFRPEDAKKGQLATRKASGKVLNAIAKRYPALAGGSADLAPSTDTLIEGEPDFEKESTGRNFHWGIREHAMGAALNGMAAHGGIRPFGATFFIFSDYMRPSVRLASLSELPVIYVWTHDSIGLGEDGPTHQPIEHLASFRAMPGIVLIRPADANETAQAWKAAIAHTEGPVGLVLTRQGVPVLDPAKYGAAMRVDRGGYVLSEASGGRPAVILIASGSEVSVALEARELLSKKKIPARVVSMPSTWLFDRQPRAYREQVLPPSIAARVSVEAGTTFGWAKYVGPRGIAIGIDRFGSSAPGPTNMKEAGFTPEHVAREAARLVARLDAARPAGKKKPARASRSRKAAGARRGPSTRRRPARPARKKR; encoded by the coding sequence CTCGATCGGCTCTGCATCGACACCGTTCGCACACTCTCGATGGATGCGGTCCAGAAGGCGGACTCCGGCCATCCGGGGACGCCGATGGCTCTCGCGCCCGCGGCGTACGTGCTCTGGAGCCGCATCCTCCGATACGACCCGAAGGATCCGCTGTGGCCCGACCGCGACCGGTTCGTCCTTTCGTGCGGGCACGCCTCGATGCTGCTGTATTCGGTGCTCTTCCTCACCGGATACGCCGTCACCCTGGAGGACATCGAGAACTTCCGGCAGCTGGGCTCGAAGACGCCGGGCCACCCGGAACGCGGCATGACGCCCGGCGTGGAGGTCACGACGGGACCGCTCGGGCAGGGCTTCGGGAATGCCGTCGGGATGGCGATCGCCGAACGGCTCCTCGCGAAGAGGTTCAACCGTCCCGGGCACGCGGTCGTCGACCACCGGACGTGGGGATTCTGCAGCGACGGCGACATCATGGAGGGAGTCTCTTCCGAAGCCGCGTCCATCGCGGGCCATCTGCGGCTCGGGAAACTGAACCTCCTGTACGACGACAACCACATCACGATCGAGGGGAATACGTCCCTCGCCTTCGACGAGGACGTGCAGGGGCGCTTCGAGGCGTACGGCTGGCACGTGCTCCGGGTCGAGGACGCGAACGACCGCGCCGCGCTCGAGGCCGCCTACCGGCAAGCCGCCGCCGAGATGGGGCGCCCCTCGCTCATCATCTGCCGTTCCCACATCGGATATCCGTCGCCGCACAAGACCGACAGCGCGGAGGCCCACGGCTCTCCGCTCGGTGAGGACGAGGTCCGGGAGACGAAGGAGATCCTCGGGTGGGACCCGAACGCTCATTTCGCGGTGCCCCCCGAGGCGCTTTCCCGGTGGCGGGAAGCGGGAAGGAAGAGCGCCGAACACCACGCGGGGTGGAAGCGCCGCTTCGACGCGTACGCGAAGGCGTTTCCCGGTCTCGCGCGGGAATTCCAGGACGCGATGGCCGGCAAGCTCCCGGCCGGCTGGGACGCGGACGTCCCGGCCTTCCGGCCCGAGGATGCGAAGAAAGGGCAGCTCGCGACGCGGAAGGCCTCCGGCAAGGTCCTGAACGCCATCGCGAAGCGCTATCCCGCTCTCGCCGGCGGCTCCGCGGACCTGGCGCCCTCCACCGACACGCTGATCGAGGGCGAGCCGGACTTCGAGAAGGAGTCCACCGGCCGCAACTTCCACTGGGGGATCCGCGAGCACGCGATGGGGGCGGCGCTCAACGGCATGGCGGCCCACGGCGGTATCCGCCCGTTCGGCGCGACGTTCTTCATCTTCTCCGACTACATGCGGCCTTCGGTGCGGCTCGCCTCGCTTTCCGAGCTCCCCGTCATCTACGTCTGGACGCACGATTCGATCGGACTCGGCGAGGACGGCCCGACGCACCAGCCGATCGAGCACCTGGCCTCCTTTCGCGCGATGCCCGGAATCGTCCTGATTCGCCCGGCGGACGCGAACGAGACGGCGCAGGCGTGGAAGGCGGCGATCGCCCACACGGAGGGGCCCGTCGGGCTCGTGCTCACCCGGCAGGGCGTTCCCGTGCTCGATCCGGCGAAGTACGGCGCCGCGATGCGCGTCGATCGCGGAGGCTACGTGCTTTCCGAGGCGTCCGGCGGCCGTCCCGCGGTGATCCTGATCGCATCCGGCTCGGAGGTCTCGGTCGCGCTCGAGGCCCGGGAGCTCCTTTCGAAGAAGAAGATTCCGGCTCGCGTCGTCTCGATGCCGTCGACGTGGCTTTTCGACCGGCAGCCGCGGGCGTACCGCGAGCAGGTCCTCCCGCCGTCGATCGCCGCCCGCGTCTCGGTCGAGGCGGGGACGACGTTCGGATGGGCGAAGTACGTCGGTCCGCGCGGGATCGCGATCGGGATCGATCGCTTCGGATCGTCGGCCCCCGGCCCGACGAACATGAAGGAGGCGGGATTCACTCCGGAGCATGTCGCTCGCGAGGCCGCCCGGCTCGTCGCCCGCCTCGACGCCGCCCGGCCCGCCGGGAAGAAGAAACCCGCTCGGGCGTCCCGGTCGCGGAAGGCCGCCGGCGCCCGCCGTGGACCATCGACCCGCAGACGGCCGGCGCGGCCGGCGAGGAAGAAGAGATGA
- the gnd gene encoding decarboxylating 6-phosphogluconate dehydrogenase: protein MKIGMIGLGRMGANMTKRLTRGGHEVVAYSRGDAEGAARDAGAQWAASPQALARSLPKPAVVWLMIPAGPPVDETIAALRPGLAAGDVVVDGGNSYYRDSMRRATELASAGVFFLDAGTSGGVWGLENGYCLMVGGDAGAVERVRPIFETLAPENGFARVGASGAGHYVKMVHNGIEYAMLQSLGEGFEILNASDFSLDLPQIAGIWRYGSVVRSWLLDLLTDALGKDPKLEHIRGWVDDSGEGRWTLKEAIDHAVPAPALADALFARFRSRQADSFSARAIAALRNEFGGHAVKKS from the coding sequence ATGAAGATCGGCATGATCGGGCTCGGCCGCATGGGCGCCAACATGACGAAGCGGCTGACCCGGGGCGGTCACGAGGTCGTCGCGTATTCGAGGGGAGACGCCGAGGGAGCCGCGCGGGACGCCGGGGCGCAATGGGCGGCCTCTCCGCAGGCGCTCGCGCGGTCGCTGCCGAAGCCGGCCGTCGTCTGGCTCATGATCCCGGCCGGTCCGCCGGTCGACGAGACGATCGCCGCCCTCCGCCCGGGGCTCGCCGCAGGCGACGTCGTGGTCGACGGCGGGAATTCCTACTACCGCGACTCGATGCGCCGCGCCACGGAGCTCGCGAGCGCGGGCGTGTTCTTTCTCGACGCCGGGACGTCCGGCGGCGTCTGGGGACTGGAGAACGGCTATTGCCTGATGGTCGGGGGAGACGCGGGAGCAGTCGAGCGGGTCCGGCCGATCTTCGAGACGCTCGCGCCCGAGAACGGTTTCGCGCGGGTCGGCGCCTCCGGAGCGGGGCACTACGTCAAGATGGTCCACAACGGAATCGAATACGCGATGCTCCAGTCGCTCGGGGAGGGATTCGAAATCCTGAACGCGTCCGATTTCTCGCTCGATCTTCCGCAGATCGCCGGCATCTGGAGATATGGCTCCGTCGTCCGATCGTGGCTCCTCGACCTGCTCACGGACGCCCTCGGGAAGGATCCGAAGCTCGAGCACATCCGGGGCTGGGTGGATGACTCCGGCGAGGGCCGCTGGACCCTCAAGGAAGCGATCGATCATGCCGTTCCCGCTCCCGCGCTGGCGGATGCTCTCTTCGCCCGGTTCCGCTCGCGGCAGGCGGATTCGTTCTCGGCGCGCGCAATCGCGGCTCTTCGGAACGAATTCGGCGGCCACGCGGTGAAGAAGTCGTGA
- the tal gene encoding transaldolase, giving the protein MSDARNSLFRLKDYGVSVWCDELSRDMIRGGELKRLIDEKAVVGVTSNPSIFQKALSEGNAYDADIEKLVAAGKSTPEVFDALAVQDIREACGVLRPVYDATEGEDGYVSIEVLPSLAGDTEGTIAEATRYHREIAQPNLMVKIPATPAGIPAIRRMIAGGKSINITLIFSVDRYAEVAEAYLAGLEEFVRQGGDPRPVASVASFFVSRIDTETDKRIDAELASEKDPERRRRLESLKGRIAVANAKLAFAKFRKIFSGPRWEALASKGARTQRCLWASTSTKNKAYSDILYVQELVGGPTVNTMPIKTMDAYLDHGRPEETLTRGVEEARRDVAALAEFGIDYHDITDNFSESDGVRKFEDSYRELLAGLESKRRQDAGVAARR; this is encoded by the coding sequence ATGAGCGACGCCCGGAACTCCCTTTTCCGGCTGAAGGACTACGGCGTCTCGGTGTGGTGCGACGAGCTCTCGCGGGACATGATCCGCGGAGGCGAGCTGAAGAGGCTGATCGACGAGAAGGCGGTCGTCGGGGTGACGTCGAACCCGTCGATCTTCCAGAAGGCGCTTTCGGAGGGAAACGCCTACGACGCGGACATCGAGAAGCTCGTCGCGGCGGGCAAATCGACCCCGGAGGTGTTCGACGCGCTCGCGGTCCAGGACATCCGGGAAGCCTGCGGCGTGCTCCGTCCCGTCTACGACGCGACCGAGGGCGAGGACGGGTACGTGTCGATCGAGGTGCTCCCGTCGCTCGCCGGAGACACCGAAGGAACGATCGCGGAGGCGACCCGGTATCACCGGGAGATCGCCCAGCCGAACCTGATGGTCAAGATCCCGGCGACTCCGGCCGGCATTCCCGCGATTCGCCGGATGATCGCGGGCGGGAAGTCGATCAACATCACCCTGATCTTCTCCGTCGACCGCTACGCCGAAGTCGCGGAGGCCTACCTCGCCGGCCTCGAGGAGTTCGTCCGCCAGGGCGGCGATCCGCGGCCGGTCGCGTCCGTCGCGTCGTTCTTCGTCTCGCGGATCGACACCGAGACCGACAAGCGGATCGACGCCGAGCTCGCCTCGGAAAAGGATCCGGAGCGGCGGCGGCGCCTCGAATCGCTGAAGGGCCGGATCGCGGTCGCCAACGCGAAGCTCGCCTTCGCGAAATTCCGGAAGATCTTCTCGGGGCCGCGGTGGGAAGCCCTCGCGTCGAAGGGCGCGCGGACGCAGCGCTGCCTCTGGGCATCGACGTCGACGAAGAACAAGGCCTACTCCGACATCCTCTACGTCCAGGAGCTGGTCGGCGGTCCCACGGTGAACACGATGCCGATCAAGACCATGGACGCTTATCTCGACCACGGCCGGCCCGAGGAGACGCTGACGCGGGGCGTCGAGGAAGCGCGGCGCGACGTCGCGGCGCTCGCGGAGTTCGGCATCGATTACCACGACATCACCGACAACTTCTCGGAGAGCGACGGAGTCCGGAAGTTCGAGGACTCGTACCGGGAGCTCCTGGCGGGGCTCGAATCCAAGCGACGGCAGGACGCGGGCGTCGCGGCGCGCCGGTGA
- a CDS encoding glucose-6-phosphate isomerase, which produces MKRAPGRDWARLGPAASAVRESAERLAREEFVDRVWRRDPFLWKSDEKHREIIENALGWLDAPSEMLRRATELEEWAIHARRGRRFVVLCGMGGSSLAPEVFGRVLGRPDAPELIVLDSTSPEQVRDASERIDLDATLFLISSKSGGTLETISQFRYFHDQALRRSGPPERAGEQFVAITDSGSPLEKLAIEHRFAEVFENLPGIGGRYSALSYFGLVPAALCGVDLPRLLERADEAAQACRTPGLRNPGLSLGAALGRLARDGRDKATIVCSAAIAPFGAWLEQLVAESTGKEGTGVVPIDGEPTGWPEDYSSDRFFLYERLDGAEGAGEADEKLDRLAQEGHPVRVRAWRDRYDLGARMFVWEFAVAAAGAVLGIDPFDQPNVQESKDNTNAVLAGFGKTKSLPRERGRRAAGGVSLHGETLERLLGEARPGRDYLALQAYVDRSPRNEETLLRLRRDLRNRIRCATTVGFGPRFLHSTGQLHKGGPKEGVFLQFVDPGEGDVPIPGSDFGFATFLEAQAIGDEKALRSRGLPFSGASASGPSADALSAWADRVRSALEGRK; this is translated from the coding sequence GTGAAGCGCGCGCCCGGCCGCGACTGGGCCCGGCTGGGACCGGCCGCGAGCGCCGTCCGGGAGTCCGCCGAGCGCCTCGCGCGCGAAGAGTTCGTGGACCGCGTCTGGCGGCGCGATCCGTTCCTCTGGAAGTCCGACGAGAAGCACCGGGAGATCATCGAGAACGCCCTCGGCTGGCTCGATGCGCCGTCCGAAATGCTCCGCCGGGCGACGGAGCTCGAAGAGTGGGCCATCCACGCCCGCCGCGGGAGGCGTTTCGTCGTCCTCTGCGGAATGGGCGGTTCTTCGCTCGCGCCGGAGGTCTTCGGGCGCGTGCTCGGCCGGCCCGACGCTCCCGAGCTCATCGTCCTCGACTCGACGTCCCCGGAACAGGTCCGGGACGCGTCGGAGCGCATCGATCTCGACGCGACGCTCTTCCTGATCTCGTCGAAGTCGGGCGGGACGCTCGAGACGATCTCGCAGTTCCGGTATTTCCACGACCAGGCGCTCCGCCGCTCCGGGCCTCCGGAGCGCGCCGGCGAGCAGTTCGTCGCGATCACGGATTCCGGCTCGCCGCTCGAAAAGCTCGCGATCGAGCACCGGTTCGCCGAAGTCTTCGAGAACCTGCCCGGGATCGGAGGACGCTACTCGGCGCTCTCGTACTTCGGCCTGGTCCCCGCGGCGCTCTGCGGCGTCGACCTGCCGCGCCTCCTCGAGCGGGCGGACGAGGCGGCGCAGGCGTGCCGCACGCCGGGCCTCCGCAATCCGGGGCTCTCTCTCGGCGCGGCGCTCGGCCGCCTCGCGCGAGACGGGCGGGACAAGGCGACGATCGTGTGCTCCGCGGCGATCGCGCCGTTCGGCGCATGGCTCGAGCAGCTCGTCGCCGAATCGACCGGGAAGGAAGGCACCGGCGTCGTGCCGATCGACGGCGAGCCGACCGGCTGGCCCGAGGACTACTCGTCCGACCGGTTCTTTCTCTACGAGAGGCTCGACGGAGCGGAGGGCGCGGGGGAAGCGGACGAGAAGCTCGACCGCCTGGCGCAGGAGGGGCATCCGGTCCGCGTCCGCGCGTGGCGCGACCGGTACGATCTCGGGGCGCGGATGTTCGTCTGGGAATTCGCGGTCGCGGCCGCGGGCGCGGTGCTCGGGATCGATCCGTTCGACCAGCCGAACGTGCAGGAATCGAAGGACAACACGAACGCCGTGCTCGCCGGGTTCGGGAAGACGAAGTCCCTCCCGAGGGAGCGCGGCCGGCGCGCTGCCGGTGGCGTGTCGCTCCACGGCGAGACCCTCGAGCGGCTCCTCGGGGAAGCGCGTCCGGGCCGCGACTACCTGGCTCTGCAGGCGTACGTGGACCGGAGCCCGCGCAACGAGGAGACGCTCCTCCGGCTCCGGCGCGATCTCCGGAACCGGATTCGATGCGCGACGACGGTCGGGTTCGGACCGCGGTTCCTCCATTCGACGGGCCAGCTCCACAAGGGAGGACCGAAGGAGGGGGTGTTCCTGCAGTTCGTCGATCCCGGCGAGGGGGACGTCCCGATCCCCGGCTCCGACTTCGGCTTCGCGACGTTTCTCGAGGCGCAGGCGATCGGCGACGAGAAGGCTCTCCGGAGCCGCGGCCTGCCTTTTTCGGGCGCCTCCGCTTCGGGGCCGTCGGCGGACGCGCTCTCCGCCTGGGCCGATCGCGTCCGGTCGGCGCTGGAGGGGCGGAAATGA